In Helianthus annuus cultivar XRQ/B chromosome 8, HanXRQr2.0-SUNRISE, whole genome shotgun sequence, a single genomic region encodes these proteins:
- the LOC110872459 gene encoding probable helicase CHR10, whose product MYDALARLSSQIPEAYEHASEFGDLHLGDLHLLEITAGEDEENKDGNANHWVALAVVQTYNPRRKVPRSSISIPELEQCLSKASFSAAQKGRLRSTCRELVIRMGQTGQKGTRLNVLLGNMLLILHKDICVSPFRTTQQNVIILLHRHEGFMNQKAYMA is encoded by the exons ATGTATGATGCACTCGCTAGACTTTCATCACAAATTCCAGAAGCATATGAGCACGCTTCTGAATTCGGGGACCTTCATCTTGGTGATCTCCATCTTTTAGAAATTACTG CAGGTGAAGATGAGGAGAATAAAGATGGTAATGCTAATCATTGGGTAGCTCTAGCTGTGGTTCAAACGTATAATCCCAGACGCAAAGTGCCTCGTAGCAGTATCTCTATTCCTGAACTGGAACAGTGCTTGTCGAAAGCTTCGTTTTCTGCTGCTCAAAAGGGTCGG CTTCGATCCACATGCCGCGAATTGGTCATCAGAATGGGTCAGACCGGTCAGAAGGGTACTCGGTTGAACGTCTTATTAGGAAATATGCTGCTTATATTGCATAAAGATATATGTGTGAGTCCTTTCAGAACCACTCAACAAAATGTGATAATATTATTGCATCGGCATGAAGGCTTTATGAACCAAAAGGCTTATATGGCATAA